The Sinomonas sp. P10A9 genome contains the following window.
CGGCGGGCTCCGTGGTGGTCTCGCATGTCAACGACGCGGGCTTCTGGATGGTCGGCCGGTTCATGGGCATGGACGTCAAGACGACCCTCGCCACGTGGACCGTCATGGAGACACTCATCGGCGTGATGGGCTTCGCGCTCGCGGCCGTGGTCTTCGGGGTGGGGTCGGCGTTCGCCTGACGCTCTTTCTTCACGCACGGCGGCGCGTGGCCGGCCCCCGCTCGGGAAGCCGGCCACGCGCCGTCGTGCGTCGCTGTCTGCTGCGTTAGGCGGCGACGGGAGCGGTCTTGCGGCTCTTGAGGTCGCGGGCCACGATGACGGCCAGGAAGACCGCCGAGACGATGGCCGCGCCGCCGAACATGAGGAAGTTCATCGACGGCGGGACGGTCTTCGTGGCGAGCATCAGGCCGGAGAGCTGCGGTGCGAGGACCGCGCCGATGCGGCCGATGCCGAGTGCCCATCCGAGCGCGGTGCCGCGCAGTTCGCTCGGGTAGTGCGAGGCGATCGCGCCGATCACGAGGGACTGGGTTCCGTGCGTTCCGACGCCGGCGATCACGAGGGCGGCGTAGATGAACGCCGTGTTCGAGGCAGGCGTCACGAGGAGGGCGATCAGCGCGATTCCGGCGAGGCCCGCAGCGATGACGGACACCTTGACGGTGCCGAACTTGTCTCCGGCCCACGCGGTGATGATGGACCCCGCGACCGCGCCGAGGTTGAGTGCGATGGTGAAGGTCAGCGCCGGACCGAGGTTGGCGCCGGAATCGTGCATGATCTTGGGCAGCTGGGTCCCGAGCCCGTACCACGCGAAGAGCGTGAAGAGGGTGGACGCCGCGAACAGGATCGAGAGCGCTCCGAAGCCACCGCGGAACAGGCCGGCAAAGCCGCCGCGCGGCGTCGTGCGGGCCGCGGACTCGGAACCGGGTGCGGTCGACGCCGCGTCCTCGGCCGCCGTCCGGGCCGCACCGAGCGTCTCGGGGAAGAAGGCGAGGCCGAGCGGCACGAAGAGGACGAGAGGGATGATCGCGACGAGGAACATCGGCTGCCAGCCGAAGGCCGGGATCACGCCGAGGCCCAGCAGCGCCGCGATGGTGCCGCCGATCGGGACTCCGGACATCATGAGGGTGGCCATCGATCCGCGCCACTTCGAGGGGATGAGCTCGGCGGCCAGGGCGTTGGCCGACGGCACGAGTCCGCCGAGTCCGAGGCCCGCGACGAGGCGCAGGAGCCCGAAGGCGAGGGCACTGGGCGCGAAGGCGCAGAGCACCGTGGCCACCGAGAAGATGATGGTGCACAGGATGATCGCCTTGCGGCGGCCCCACGCATCGGAGAGCCGGCCGGCGAAGACGGCGCCGAGCATCATGCCCACGAAGGCCATCGAGCCGAGCGTGCCCGCCGAGGCAGCGTTCAGGCCCCAGCCCGTGGACTCGATGAGGCTGTTCTGGACCGTGCCATAGACGATGAGGTCGTACCCGTCGAACACGACGAGGCCCCAGCAGATGACGACCGCGATGATCGCGGCGCGGCGGCTCTGGCCCGATTCCGGGCCACGGGTGGCATTGCGGGCGGCTTCATTGCCGGGCGCAGAGGAGGTAACGCTAGAAGTCATACAGCAAGGATCTGGTGTTGTGGCTCACATGACCATAAGATTCTGTTGTGCAGAAGTTTCAGATCGTGAAGAAGCCGGCCTACGCGATTGAATCGGTAGACAATGCGCTCCAGCTCAT
Protein-coding sequences here:
- a CDS encoding MFS transporter; this translates as MTSSVTSSAPGNEAARNATRGPESGQSRRAAIIAVVICWGLVVFDGYDLIVYGTVQNSLIESTGWGLNAASAGTLGSMAFVGMMLGAVFAGRLSDAWGRRKAIILCTIIFSVATVLCAFAPSALAFGLLRLVAGLGLGGLVPSANALAAELIPSKWRGSMATLMMSGVPIGGTIAALLGLGVIPAFGWQPMFLVAIIPLVLFVPLGLAFFPETLGAARTAAEDAASTAPGSESAARTTPRGGFAGLFRGGFGALSILFAASTLFTLFAWYGLGTQLPKIMHDSGANLGPALTFTIALNLGAVAGSIITAWAGDKFGTVKVSVIAAGLAGIALIALLVTPASNTAFIYAALVIAGVGTHGTQSLVIGAIASHYPSELRGTALGWALGIGRIGAVLAPQLSGLMLATKTVPPSMNFLMFGGAAIVSAVFLAVIVARDLKSRKTAPVAA